CACGCTCACCGCCAGCGCCCAGGGCGATATCCGGCAGCAAAAGGTCCAGCTCGACCTGGCCGGCCCGTTGGTCAAACTGGCCTTGGCGCTGGACGGCCATCTTGACCAGGGCAACTGGCGCGGGCGCCTGGCCAGCGGCGATGTGCAGGCCGGCGGCCAGGACTGGCGGCTGCAGGCTCCGGCCAGGATCGAACGCCTGGCCGATGGCCGACTGACATTTGCGGCGCACTGCTGGGTCTCCGGTGCGTCGAGCCTGTGCGGCGAAGACCAGCGTCTGATGCCCGAACCGAAGTTGCGTTATCACCTCAAGCAGTTCCCCATCGACAGCCTGGCGGCGTTTTTGCCCAAGGATTTCGCCTGGCAAGGTCGCCTCAATGCCGACCTGCAACTGGACCTGCCCGCCAGCGGCCCCAAGGGCATCGTGTCGGTGGATGCCAGCGGTGGCACCTTGCGCGTCAAGGACAAGGCCCAGTGGTTGGACTTTCCCTATGAGACCCTCAAGCTGGAAACCACCCTCAACCCTCGGCGCATCGATACGCAGCTGAATTTCCGCGGCGGCCAGCTCGGCGAATTGCTGCTGCAGGCGCAGATCAACCCATTGCCGAAAAACAAGCCGATCACTGGCAATTTCAGCCTGATGGGGCTGGACCTGGCCGTGGCGCGGCCGTTCGTGCCGATGGTGGAAAAACTCAGCGGCAAGCTCAACGGCAACGGCCGCATCAGCGGCGGCCTGCTGGCGCCGCAGGTCAACGGCAGCGTTAACCTGGTGGGCGGCGAAGTGTCCGGGCCGGAACTGCCCATCAGTCTCGAAGGGCTGAATGTGCAGGCGTTGATTGCCGGTGAAAGTGTGCAACTGAACGGCGGCTGGCGCAGCGGCAAAGCCGGGCAGGGCAGCCTCAAGGGGCAGGTCGATTGGGGCCAGGCCTTGGCGATGGACCTGCAACTGCAGGGCACGCAACTGCCCGTCACGGTGGAACCCTACGCCGAGCTGGAAGTGGCGCCCGACCTGAAAATCAGCCTCAAGAACGACAGGTTGGCCGTTGCCGGCAAGGTGCGCATCCCGCGTGGCGACATCACCGTGCGCGAATTGCCGCCGTCGACCGTCAAGGTGTCGGATGACACGGTGATCATCGGCAGCCAGACCGAAGAGGGCAAGCCACCGATGGCCATGGCCATGGATATCGACGTGGTGGTGGGTGAAGACCGGCTGAATTTTTCCGGTTTCGGCCTGACCGCCAAGGTCCAGGGTCAGGTGCACATCGGCGACAACCTCGACACCCGTGGCGAGCTGTGGCTCAACGACGGCCGCTACCGCGCCTATGGGCAGAAGCTTGACGTGCGCCGTGCGCGCCTGCTGTTCGCCGGGCCGCTGGACCAGCCGTACCTGGACATCGAAGCGATCCGCAAGACCGACGACGTGACCGCCGGTATTCGCCTGAGCGGCAGCGCCGAGCAGCCCACCACGCAAATCTTTTCGGAACCGGCGATGAGCCAGGAACAGGCGCTGTCCTACCTGGTGCTGGGGCGCCCGTTAAGCACTACCGGCGAAGACAACAACATGCTCGCCCAGGCTGCCCTGGGTCTGGGCCTGATGGGCAGCGCCGGGGTGACGTCGGACATCGCTAACAAGCTCGGCATTCGCGATTTCGACCTCGACACCCAGGGCAGCGGCAACAACACCGCTGTGGTCGCCAGCGGCAAAATCACCGAAAAACTCAGCCTGCGCTATGGCGTTGGCGTATTCGAGCCTGCCAACACCATCGCCTTGCGCTACCTGCTGAGTAAAAAGGTCTACCTGGAAGTGGCCAGTGGCGTGGCCAGCTCCCTGGATATCTTCTACAAGCGCGATTTCTAAACCCAACGGGGATAGAAATGTAGGAGGGAGCTTGCTGTGGTGAGCGGTTTTTTTGTGGTGAGCGGGCTTGCCCCGCGCTGGGCTGCGAAGCAGACCCAAACCCAGGCACGTCGGTGTATCAGCTAAACCACGTCGCCTGGAATGGGGCCGCTTCGCGGCCCAGCGCGGGGCAAGCCCGCTCGCCACAGCAAGCCCCCTCCCACATTAAGTCTGTCTTTCACCCACCCATCGCCAAACTACCAAGCAAGCTAATTATTCCATTTGACTTTCGCTGCCTAGGCAGTAATATCTCGTCACACATTCACTGCCTAGGCAGTAATAAGGTGACTTCCAATGCCGCACTTCACCCCAGACAACTTCCACAACTGCCACCTCGGCCTGCTGCTGGGCCGCGCCGCGCTCCTCAAGGACCGCATCATCGACACCCATATGGAACCCCACGGCATCACCGCCGCACAGTTCAAGGTGTTGATCATCATGGCCCAGTTCGGCGTCGACACGCCGGCGGAGCTGTGTCGCAACCTGTCCCTGGACAGCGGCTCAATGACGCGCATGCTCGATCGGCTGGAGCAGAAGGGCTTGCTGTGCCGGCAGCGTTCCGAACAGGACCGGCGCCAGGTGCAACTGGTCCTCACCGCCGATGGCCAGCGCTTGGCGGACATGCTGCCGCACATCGGCGCCGCTGCGCTGAATCAACTGGCCGGTGTGCTCGAACCCGGCGAGCTGGAAACCCTGGAACGCATCCTCAAAAAAATTCTGATAGCGGCAGGCGACCCCATCACCCTGCAGCGGGTAGGTAAAGCATGAACACACGCGCCCTTTGCCTGGTGCTCGTGGCCATGAGCATGGCCGGTTGCGCCAACTACAGCGGCCTCGACACCCAGGGCCGGCGCCTTGACGCCAACACCCTGCACACCGAAAAGTCCCTGAGCGGGGTAACGCTCTCCAGCGCTGCCTGGCCGAGCGCCGACTGGTGGAAAAGCCTCGGCGACCCGCAGCTCGACGGCCTGATCAACGAAGCCCTGCAAAACAGCCCGGATATGCAGGTGGCCAGCGCCCGCGCGCACCAGGCTGAAGCCGCTGCCTACGCCGCCGACGCCGCGCGCATGCCCACCCTGGATGCCAGCGCCGGTGTGAGCCGTTCGCGCCTGGCCAAGGACCAGGACCCGCGCGGGCAGGGCGATGCCTACTCGACGGTGCGCAACATCGGCGCCAGCTTCAACTACACCTTCGACCTTTGGGGTGGCCAGCGCGCCGCCTGGGAGGCCGCATTGGGCCAGGCGCGTGCCGCCCAGGTCGATCAACAGGCTGCGCGCCTGACCCTGGCCGCCGATGTGGCCAAGGCCTACAGCGATCTGGGCCAGGCCCATATCGTGAGTGACCTGGCCGAAGAAGACCTCAAGCGCACCCGGCAAATGCTCGAACTGAGCCAGCGCCGCCTGGATTCGGGCATCGACAGCCACTACCAGTACCAGCAAACCGAAAGCCTGGCGGCGAGTTCCGAGTCGCAGTTGATCGATGCGCAGAAACAACTGCAGAGCGCCAGGATCGCCCTGGCAGTGTTGCTCGGTAAAGGCCCGGACCGTGGCGGCGAACTGGCACGCCCGGCCGTGCTCAAGCCTGCCGCCGTGGCGGCGCCTGCGGTGCTGCCCGCCGAGCTGTTGGGCCGGCGTCCCGACCTGATTGCCGCGCGCTGGCGCGTGGAGGCGGCGAGTCGCACCATCGATGCGAGCAAAACCCGCTTCTACCCCAATCTCAATCTCAGCGCGAGCGCCGGCGCCGAGTCGTTGCTGGGCGATGCGATGTTCGGCTCGGCCAGTCGCTTCTTCAATATTGCGCCGACGATCTCGTTGCCGATCTTCGACGGCGGCCGCCTGCGCGCCGACCTCGACGCCCGCGACGCCGACTACGACCTGGCCGTGGCGCAATACAACAAAACCCTGGTGCAAGCTCTGGGCGATATCGGCAACACCTTGTCCCAACTGCGCGACACCGGCCGGCAGATCCAGGCCCAGCAACACGCTACGGACATTGCGCAGCAGTCCTACGACACCGTGGTCCAGCGCTACGGCTCCGGCATCGGCAGCTACCTGGATGTACTCAGCATCGAGCAGCAGCTGCTGCAGGCCCAGCGTCAGCTGGCGAGCCTCAATGCCGGGCAGATCACCCTGTCGATCCAATTGATGCAGGCCCTGGGCGGCGGCTACGGCGCCAGCAATGTCGCGTCGACTACCCCCGCCACCCGCACGGAATAATTCGAGGTATTTGTCATGGCCACTGCCGAACACTCCAACGCCACACCACAACCGAACACCACCAGCAACCCGCGCAAGCGCAAAGTCATGCTGATCGGCCTCGCGCTGATCGTCATCCTGGGCGTGGTCGGCGTGTGGGCCTGGTACGAACTGTACGGGCGCTTCAATGAAAGCACCGACGATGCCTACGTGAACGGCAACGTGGTGGAAATCACTCCGCTGGTCACCGGCACCGTGGTGAGCATCGGCGCCGATGATGGTGACCTGGTGCATGCCGGTCAGGTGCTGGTCAATTTCGACCCGAACGACGCCGCCGTCGGCCTGCAAAGTGCCCAGGCCAATCTGGCGCGCACCGTGCGCCAGGTGCGCGGCTTGTACAGCAACGTCGACGGCATGAAGGCTCAGGTCAATGCGCAGAAAGCCGACGTGCAGACTGCGCAGGACAACTACAACCGGCGTAAGACCCTGGCCCAGGGCGGTGCGATTTCCCAGGAAGAACTGTCCCACGCCCGCGACAGCCTGACCGCTGCTAAGAACGCCCTGACCAACCTTGAGCAGCAACTCAAAACCACCAACGCCCTGGTGGACGACACGGTCATCAGCTCGCACCCCGACGTGCAGGCCGCCGCCGCGCAACTGCGCCAGGCTTACCTGACCAACGCGCGCAGCACTTTGATCGCGCCGGTCACCGGTTACGTGGCCAAGCGCAGCGTGCAATTGGGCCAGCGCGTGCAACCAGGCACGGCGTTGATGGCGGTGATCCCACTGGACCAGCTGTGGATCGACGCCAACTTCAAGGAAACCCAACTGCGCGATATGCGCATCGGCCAGCCGGTGGACATTGAGTCGGACATCTACGGCAGCGACGTTAAATACAGCGGCACCGTCGACAGCCTCGGCGCCGGCACCGGCAGCGCATTCGCCTTGCTGCCGGCGCAGAACGCTACCGGTAACTGGATCAAGATCGTGCAGCGTGTGCCGGTGCGTATCCATATCAACGCCGAAGAGCTGGCCAAGCACCCGCTGCGCGTGGGCTTGAGCACCGTGGTCAACGTCGACCTGCATGACCAGAGCGGCCCGGTGCTGGCGCAACAACCGCCGCAGAAGGCGTCGTTCACCACCACGGTGTATGACCAGCAACTGGCCGAGGCCGATGCCATGATCACGCAATTGATCCATGCCAACAGCGTCGCCGCTCCCAAGGCTGCGCAACGCTGATGAGCAAGGAAGCCTCGTTCACGCCGCCCAGCCTGCTGATGGCCACCATTGGCCTGTCGCTGGCGACCTTTATGCAGGTGCTCGACACCACCATCGCCAACGTGGCGTTGCCGACTATCTCCGGCAACCTGGGCGTGAGTTCGGAGCAGGGCACCTGGGTGATCACCTCGTTTGCGGTGAGCAACGCGATTGCCTTGCCGCTCACCGGCTGGTTGAGCCGGCGCTTTGGCGAGGTGAAGCTGTTCCTGTGGGCGACCATGCTGTTTGTATTGGCGTCGTTCCTCTGCGGGATTTCCACCTCGATGCCCGAATTGATCGGGTTTCGGGTGCTGCAAGGCCTGGTGGCCGGGCCGTTGTACCCGATGACCCAGACGCTGCTGATCGCGGTGTACCCGCCGGCCAAGCGCGGCATGGCCCTGGCGCTGCTGGCGATGGTTACGGTGGTGGCGCCGATTGCCGGGCCGATCCTCGGCGGTTGGATCACTGACAGTTACAGCTGGCCGTGGATCTTCTTTATCAACGTACCCATCGGCATCTTTGCGGTGATGGTGGTGCGCTCGCAATTGAAGAAACGTCCGGTGCACACCAGTTACCAACCCATGGACTATGTCGGGCTGCTCAGCTTGATCGTGGGGGTGGGCGCGTTGCAGATCATCCTCGACAAGGGCAATGACCTGGACTGGTTCGAATCGAATTTCATCATTATCGGCGCGGCAATCTCGGCGATTGCCCTGGCGGTGTTCGTGATCTGGGAAATGACCGACGAGCATCCGGTGGTCAACCTGCGGTTGTTTGCCTATCGTAACTTCCGCATCGGCACCATCGTGTTGATCCTCGGCTACGCCGGTTTCTTCGGCATCAACCTGATCCTGCCGCAGTGGTTGCAGACCCAGATGGGCTACACCGCCACGTGGGCCGGGCTGGCGGTGGCGCCGATCGGTATTCTACCGGTGCTGATGTCGCCGTTCGTGGGCAAGTACGCGCACAAGTTCGACCTGCGCCTGCTGGCGGGGCTGGCGTTCCTGGCAATTGGCTTGAGCTGCTTTATGCGCGCGGGCTTCACCAATGAAGTGGACTTTACCCATATCGCCCTGGTGCAACTGTTTATGGGGATCGGCGTGGCATTGTTCTTCATGCCGACCTTGAGCATCCTGATGTCCGATCTGCCCCCGCAGCAGATCGCCGACGGCGCCGGTCTTGCGACGTTTCTGCGGACCCTGGGCGGCAGCTTTGCTGCCTCGTTGACCACCTGGATCTGGATCCGCCGCGCCGATCAGCACCATGCGTACATGAGCGAAAACATGACCGTCTACGACTCGGCCACCCGCGATGCCTTGCAGGCGTTGGGCGGAGCAGGGCAGAAGGCCTATACGCAGCTGGACCACATCCTCACCAGCCAGGCGTACATGATGTCCACCGTGGACTACTTCACTTTGCTGGGCTGGATGTTCATGGCATTGATGCTGCTGGTGTGGCTGGCCAAGCCGCCGTTTGGTGCCAAGGCAGGGCCGGAAGCGTCCGGCCACTGATTGGCAAAGACTGAAATGCAATCAATTGTGGGAGGGAGTTTGCCGCCTCCCACATTTTGATCTGTATTCACATTGGATCAGCGGTGTTTGAGGATCAGGCGCCAGGCAACGCCAGCTGCGGATTGACGAAGTCAAACGCCGCCAGTTGAAACCCTTGCTCATCCACCTGCAACGCCCAGCCCTGCTTGTCCCAATCCCCGAGCACAATGCGCCGGGCAGCCTGGTCGCCGATCTGCAGCTTGTGGATCGCCGGGCGGTGGGTGTGGCCGTGGACCAGCGTGTGCACGCCGAAGTGCTGCATCACCCGGGGTACTTCCTCGGGAGTGACATCGACAATGTCGTTGGCCTTCATGCGCGTTTGCGCACGGCTTTCGCTGCGCAGCTTGCGCGCCAGCTTGTGGCGGCTGGCCAAGGGCAGGTGGCGCAGGATAAACAGCACAATGGGGTTACGCAGGATGCGCCGCAGCTTCATATAGCCGAGGTCGCGGGTGCACAGGCTGTCGCCGTGCATCAGCAGCACGGGCTCACCGTGCAGATGCACCACGCTCGGGTCTTTAAGCAGGGTGGCGCCGGCGGCTTTGCAGAAGGCCTTGCCGAGCAGGAAATCGCGGTTGCCGTGCATGATGAAAATCGCGGTGCCGCTGTCGCTCAGTTCGCGCAAGTGCGCGCAGATCGAGCGTTGGAATTCGGTCATCCCATCGTCGCCAATCCAGGCTTCGAAGAAGTCCCCCAGAATGTACAACGCCTGGGCGCCACGGGCACGGCCGTGGAGCAGATCCAGAAACGCCCGGGTGATGTCCGGGCGCTCCTCTTCCAGATGCAAATCTGAAATCAGCAATATCACCCAACGATCTCGGCTTTCTCGACGATGACGTCTTCAGCGGGGACGTCCTGGTGGCCGGCCTTGGAGGTGGTGGACACGCCTTTGATCTTGTCGACAACGTCCTGGCCTTCGGTGACTTTACCGAATACCGCGTAGCCCCAGCCCTGCACGTTCTTGCCGCTGTGGTTGAGGAAGGTGTTGTCGGCCACGTTGATGAAGAACTGCGCGGAGGCCGAATGCGGCTCCATGGTACGGGCCATGGCGACGGTGTACTTGTCGTTGGAGAGGCCGTTGTCCGCTTCGTTCTGGATGCTTGGGCGCTTGTCTTTCTTTTCTTTCATGCCAGGCTCGAAACCGCCGCCTTGAATCATGAAGTTGCCGATGACACGGTGGAAAACCGTGTTTTCGTAGTGGCCGGCTTTAACGTATTCGATGAAGTTGGCGACGGTGATCGGCGCTTTCTCGGCGTTCAGCTCGATGACGATGTCACCGTGGTTGGTGGTCAGTTTGACTTGAGTCATGTGCACTACTCTTTTCAGGGAATTCGTGGGTTTGGGCGCGCAGAGCGCCTGACCTGTCTGGCTAAACGGCGGCCAAGGCGCGCAGTTTAGCGTGCCCGGCAGGAATTTCGAGGTGGTTTTTTACCGCCCGTGCATTAAATGCAGCAGTTTTGGGCCACGCTCTGTCAGCGGCTTGACCGCTTCGGCTATGATAAGCCCTTTGTTTTATCTGGCCGCAAACGGCCACGAACCTGTCTGTTCAAGGATCCTATGAGCAAGCCCACTGTCGACCCTACCTCGAATTCCAAGACCGGACCTGCCGTCCCGGTCAATTTCCTGCGCCCGATCATCCAGGCGGACCTGGATTCGGGCAAGCACACGCAGATCGTCACCCGTTTCCCGCCTGAGCCCAACGGCTACCTGCACATCGGTCACGCCAAGTCGATCTGCGTGAACTTCGGCCTGGCCCAGGAATTCGGCGGCGTCACCCACCTGCGTTTCGACGACACCAACCCGGCCAAGGAAGACCAGGAATACATCGACGCCATCGAAAGCGACGTGAAGTGGCTGGGTTTCGAATGGTCCGGTGAAGTGCGCTATGCCTCGCAGTACTTCGACCAGTTGCACGACTGGGCCGTGGAGTTGATCAAGGCCGGCAAGGCCTACGTCGACGACCTGAGCCCGGAACAGGCCAAGGAATACCGTGGCACGCTCACCGAACCGGGCAAGAACAGCCCGTTCCGCGACCGTTCGGTGCAAGAGAACCTCGACTGGTTCGCCCGCATGCGCGCCGGCGAGTTCCCGGACGGCGCCCGTGTGCTGCGCGCCAAGATCGACATGGCCTCGCCGAACATGAACCTGCGCGACCCGATCATGTACCGCATCCGCCACGCCCATCACCACCAGACCGGCGACAAGTGGTGCATCTACCCCAACTACGACTTCACCCACGGCCAGTCGGACGCCATCGAAGGCATCACCCACTCCATCTGCACCCTGGAGTTCGAAAGCCATCGCCCATTGTACGAATGGTTCCTGAGCAATCTGCCGGTGCCGGCTCAGCCGCGCCAGTACGAATTCAGCCGCCTGAACCTCAACTACACCATCACCAGCAAGCGCAAGCTCAAGCAACTGGTCGATGAAAAGCACGTACATGGCTGGGATGACCCGCGCATGTCCACGCTGTCGGGCTTCCGCCGCCGTGGCTATACCCCGGCGTCGATTCGCAATTTCTGCGAGATGGTCGGCACCAACCGCTCCGACGGCGTGGTCGACTACGGCATGCTCGAATTCAGCATCCGCCAGGACCTCGACGCGAACGCGCCGCGCGCCATGTGCGTGCTGCGCCCGTTGAAAGTGGTGATCACCAACTATCCGCAAGACAAGGTCGACAATCTCGAATTGCCGCGTCATCCGCAGAACGAAGCGCTCGGCGTGCGCAAGCTGCCGTTCGCCCGTGAAATCTACATCGACCGTGACGATTTCATGGAAGAACCGCCAAAGGGCTATAAGCGCCTGGAGCCGAACGGCGAAGTGCGCCTGCGCGGCAGTTATGTGATCCGCGCCGACGAAGCGATCAAGGACGCCGACGGCAACATCGTCGAACTGCACTGCTCGTACGACCCGGACACCTTGGGCAAGAACCCTGAAGGCCGCAAGGTCAAGGGCGTAATCCACTGGGTGCCGGCCGCCGCCAGCGTCGAGTGCGAAGTGCGTCTGTACGACCGTCTGTTCCGCTCGCCGAATCCCGAGAAGGCCGAAGACAGCGCCAGTTTCCTCGACAACATCAACCCTGACTCCCTGCAAGTACTCACTGGTTGTCGTGCCGAGCCATCGCTTGGCGACGCACAGCCGGAAGACCGTTTCCAGTTCGAGCGCGAAGGCTACTTCTGCGCGGATATCAAGGACTCGAAACCTGGTGCTCCGGTATTCAACCGTACCGTGACCCTGCGTGATTCGTGGGGCCAGTGATTCTCTAAGGAAGCCGTTGTGCTAACGATCTACAACACACTCAGCAAGACCAAAGAAGTCTTCAAGCCGCTCGATGGCAACAAGGTGCGCATGTACGTGTGCGGCATGACCGTGTACGACTACTGCCACATCGGCCACGGCCGCAGCATGGTGGCCTTCGACCTGGTGACCCGCTGGCTGCGTTTCAGCGGCTATGACTTGACGTACGTGCGCAACATTACCGACATCGACGACAAGATCATCAACCGCGCCAATGAAAACGGCGAGGCGTTCGACGCGCTGACCGAGCGCATGATCGCCGCCATGCACGAGGACGAGGCGCGCCTCAACATCCTCAAGCCGGACATGGAACCGCGTGCCACGGACCACATCCCCGGCATGCACGCGATGATCCAGACCCTGATCGACAAGGGTTACGCCTACGCTCCAGGCAATGGCGACGTGTACTACCGCGTCGCCAAGTTCATGGGCTACGGCAAGCTGTCGCGCAAGAAAATCGAAGACCTGCGCATCGGCGCGCGCATCGAAGTCGACGAAGCCAAGCAAGACCCGCTGGACTTCGTGCTGTGGAAAGCTACCAAACCCGGCGAGCCGAGCTGGGAGTCGCCGTGGGGCGCAGGCCGTCCAGGCTGGCACATCGAGTGCTCGGTGATGTCCACCTGCTGCCTGGGCGAGACCTTCGACATTCATGGCGGCGGCAGCGACCTGGAGTTCCCGCACCACGAAAACGAAATCGCCCAGAGCGAAGCCGCCACCGGCAAGACCTACGCCAATGCCTGGATGCACTGCGGCATGATCCGCATCAATGGCGAGAAGATGTCCAAGTCCTTGAACAACTTCTTCACCATCCGCGACGTGCTGGAAAAGTACCACCCGGAAGTGGTGCGTTACCTGCTGGTGTCCAGCCACTACCGCAGCGCCATCAACTACTCGGAAGACAACCTCAAGGATGCCAAGGGCGCCCTGGAGCGGTTCTACCACGCGTTGAAAGGCTTGCCATCCGTGGCGCCGGCCGGCGGCGAAGCGTTCGTGTCGCGGTTCACCGAAGTCATGAACGACGACTTCGGCACCCCGGAAGCCTGTGCGGTGCTGTTCGAAATGGTGCGCGAGATCAACCGCCTGCGCGAGAGCGATCTCGACGCAGCGGCGGGCCTGGCGGCGCGCTTGAAAGAGTTGGCCAGTGTGCTGGGCGTGTTGCAGATGGAGGCCGATGACTTCCTGCAGGCCGGCGCCGAAGGGCGTGTGGATGCGGCGCAAGTGGATGCGTTGATTCAGGCGCGTTTGACGGCTCGTACCAATAAAGACTGGGCGGAATCCGACCGTATCCGTGACCAACTGACCGCAATGGGCGTGGTGTTGGAAGACGGCAAGGGTGGGACGACGTGGCGGTTGGCTGATCAGGCCTGATTGGCAAACGCCGGATGAAAAACGCCCCGACTGGTTCGGGGCGATCGTTCCCAAGCTCCGCGTGGGAATGCATCCCGTGACGCTCTGCGTCACAAGTGCGCAGGACCTGAGACTCGTGTCGCTGGCGGGACGCGGAGCGTCCCAGGCAGCGCTCCCACGCAGAGCGTGGGAGCGATCACGGGTCCACCGCCATCCGGGGCAAGCCCCTCCCATGGATTAGCCCAATCGATCTCAGATTTATTACAAGGACTGGGCGGAATCCGACCGTATCCGTGACCAACTGACCGCAATGGGCGTGGTGTTGGAAGACGGCAAGGGTGGGACGACGTGGCGGTTGGCTGATCAGGCCTGATTGGCAAACGCCGGATGAAAAACGCCCCGACTGGTTCGGGGCGATCGTTCCCAAGCTCCGCGTGGGAATGCATCCCGTGACGCTCTGCGTCACAAGTGCGCAGGATCTGAGACTCGTGTCGCTGGCGGGACGCGGAGCGTCCCAGGCAGCGCTCCCACGCAGAGCGTGGGAGCGATCACGTCTTTAACTGACCGACCGCAATCGGGGGCAAGCCCCCCTCCCACATTTTTTATCGTGTTCGCCTCAGCGCTCAGCGACGGCTGCTGACCTCGGCCGGCACATCATCACCAGCCATGCGCTTGCGGAACAACGCGGTGCGGGCCAGCAGCAACGTGGTGACCGGCACGGTGATCGACAGCAGAATCGGGATCAACCAGCCATGCAGCACCGGCCCCGATTTGAGCACCGAAAAATAGATGATCGACGCCAACGCCACGCACCACGCACCCAGCGTCGAGGCCAGTGC
The sequence above is drawn from the Pseudomonas quebecensis genome and encodes:
- a CDS encoding Na+/H+ antiporter subunit G, coding for MMPLWMEVVVAVLLVLSSVFALIGALGLLRMKDFFQRMHPPALASTLGAWCVALASIIYFSVLKSGPVLHGWLIPILLSITVPVTTLLLARTALFRKRMAGDDVPAEVSSRR
- the cysS gene encoding cysteine--tRNA ligase — encoded protein: MLTIYNTLSKTKEVFKPLDGNKVRMYVCGMTVYDYCHIGHGRSMVAFDLVTRWLRFSGYDLTYVRNITDIDDKIINRANENGEAFDALTERMIAAMHEDEARLNILKPDMEPRATDHIPGMHAMIQTLIDKGYAYAPGNGDVYYRVAKFMGYGKLSRKKIEDLRIGARIEVDEAKQDPLDFVLWKATKPGEPSWESPWGAGRPGWHIECSVMSTCCLGETFDIHGGGSDLEFPHHENEIAQSEAATGKTYANAWMHCGMIRINGEKMSKSLNNFFTIRDVLEKYHPEVVRYLLVSSHYRSAINYSEDNLKDAKGALERFYHALKGLPSVAPAGGEAFVSRFTEVMNDDFGTPEACAVLFEMVREINRLRESDLDAAAGLAARLKELASVLGVLQMEADDFLQAGAEGRVDAAQVDALIQARLTARTNKDWAESDRIRDQLTAMGVVLEDGKGGTTWRLADQA
- a CDS encoding glutamine--tRNA ligase/YqeY domain fusion protein, which produces MSKPTVDPTSNSKTGPAVPVNFLRPIIQADLDSGKHTQIVTRFPPEPNGYLHIGHAKSICVNFGLAQEFGGVTHLRFDDTNPAKEDQEYIDAIESDVKWLGFEWSGEVRYASQYFDQLHDWAVELIKAGKAYVDDLSPEQAKEYRGTLTEPGKNSPFRDRSVQENLDWFARMRAGEFPDGARVLRAKIDMASPNMNLRDPIMYRIRHAHHHQTGDKWCIYPNYDFTHGQSDAIEGITHSICTLEFESHRPLYEWFLSNLPVPAQPRQYEFSRLNLNYTITSKRKLKQLVDEKHVHGWDDPRMSTLSGFRRRGYTPASIRNFCEMVGTNRSDGVVDYGMLEFSIRQDLDANAPRAMCVLRPLKVVITNYPQDKVDNLELPRHPQNEALGVRKLPFAREIYIDRDDFMEEPPKGYKRLEPNGEVRLRGSYVIRADEAIKDADGNIVELHCSYDPDTLGKNPEGRKVKGVIHWVPAAASVECEVRLYDRLFRSPNPEKAEDSASFLDNINPDSLQVLTGCRAEPSLGDAQPEDRFQFEREGYFCADIKDSKPGAPVFNRTVTLRDSWGQ